Below is a window of Nocardioides sp. S-1144 DNA.
GTCGACGTGGACGAGCTCCGGCAGGCTCGCGGTGTAGGAGCGGCCGGTGAGCTCACCCACCTCCAGCGCCCGGACGACGCGCCGCCCGTTGTCGGCGGGGATGCGGGCGGCGGCCGCGGGGTCGGTCGCGGCGAGCCGGGCGTGCAGCGCGGCCGGTCCGACGGCGTCCAGCTCGGCCTCCCAGCGGGCCCGGACGCCGAGGTCGGTGCCCGGGAACTCGAAGCGGTCGAGGATCGCGCGGGTGTAGAGCGCCGAGCCACCGACCAGGACCGGTGAGGCGCCGCGGGCGCGGATGTCGCGGATCACCGCCCGCGCCCACGCCTGGAACTGCGCGACGGTCGCCACCTCGCGCACGCCCTGGGTGTCGAGCAGGTGGTGCGGGATGCCCCGGCGCTCGGCCGGCGGCAGCTTGGCGGTGCCGATGTCCATGCCGCGGTAGACCTGCATCGCGTCGGTGTTGACGACCTCCCCGCCGAGCCGCTCGGCGAGGTCGAGCGACAGGCCCGTCTTGCCCGAGGCCGTCGGGCCGATCACCGCCACGACGGGCGGGGCGAGAGGGTCGGGCATGTCGCTAGTCTGACAACCGAGTGCCCCGACCCGGGGGCCGACCTAGCCCAGCAGGGAGCGTGTCATGGGATTCCTGGACGACGCGAAGAACAAGCTCACCCATGCCGTCGACGACCACGGCGACAAGATCGAGGCCGGCATCGACAAGGCCGCGGACCTCGCCGACAGCAAGACCGGCGGGAAGTTCCACGACAAGATCGAGACCGGCACCGGCAAGGCCAAGGACGCCCTGGACAAGCTCGACGGCAAGAACGACGACCTCCGGTGACCGCGCCCGTGCCCGAGGAGTCCAACGAGGCCTACGACGTCACCGAGCCGCCCCCGGGCGAGCACGCGAGCGAGGCGCCGGGCGGCGCCGACGGCGACCAGGCGGCCGAGGCCGTCCAGGAGGAGAACGCCGAGACCTCCCTGGACCAGCCGTCCCAGTGACCCGGGCAGCGACCGACGTCCCCGCCCACGGACGCTTCGTGGTCGTGCCCGCGTCCTACGTCTTCCTGCTGCGCGACGGTGCCACCGCCGGCGGTGCGACCGGCGGAGCGACCGAGGTGCTGCTGCAGCTGCGGCAGGGCACCGGCTACATGGACGACCACTGGGCCGCCGCGGCGGCCGGGCACGTCGAGGCCGGCGAGACCGCACCCGACGCCGCGCGGCGCGAGACCCTCGAGGAGATCGGCGTCACCGACGTCGACCTGCGCTTCGTCACCGCGATGCACCGCACCCGCCACGACCTGGCGATCGACGAGCGCATCGACTTCTTCTTCACCGCCCGCTCCTGGAGCGGCGAGCCGCGCATCGTCGAGCCGGCCAAGTGCGCGGCCCTGCGCTGGTGCCGCCTCGACGAGCTCGACGACCTGCCGCAGCCGGTCGTCCCGCACGAACGGGTGGTGCTCGCCGGTCTGCACGACGGCACGATCGAGAGCTACACGACCTTCGGGTTCTGACCTGCCGGTCCGGACCACCGCACCACCACCACCGCCAGGAGGCGTCATGACCGAGGACCTCGGACCCCAGCCGGACCCGCAGATCGAGCCCGGCGAGCCCAACCCCGGTGGCGTGGACGCCGTCTCCCACGGCGACGGCGTCGACGGCGAGGCGACCGAGGGTGACCCCGTCGCCCGCGACCTCGACCCCGACGACAACCCCGCCGTCGAGGACGTGCTGCCCGACGAGATGCGCCAGGGCGAGGACACCTCGACCGAGGCGACCCGGGGTGACGGCAGCGACGACGGGGACGGCGAGCCCACCGAGGAGTCGCCGGCATGAGCGAGGACGCCACGCCGGCCGAGAAGTACGACCCGACCGAGTCCGACCAGGACACCGCGGGCTCGATGGGCGTCAGCAGCGAGCGCGAGGGGCCCACCGGTCCCGGGCAGCACGGCACGACCGGCACCCGTGACGTCGGCCCCGCCCGGCGCGACCCGGACGACGACGTCCCGCCCGAGCAGTCCGCCGGCGGCCCCGAGACCAACCCCGACCCGCCGGTCCCGCCGGTCGCCGGCTACTCCTCCGTCGACCCGCGCAGCGACTAGGGCAGCCGTGACCGCCGAGACACCCACGATCCTGGCGACCTCGGGCGGCGTGGTCAGCGGCGTCCGGTCGCACTGGTCGGTGGGTCCCCTGACCCACCACGCCGTCGAGCTCGCCGGCGTCACCGGTCGCGCCCCGCGCGTCTGCTTCGTCGGGACCGCGTCGGGCGACGCGAGCTCGTTGACGGCCGGCTTCTACGACATGGCGATCGAGGCCGGCTTCGCGCCGTCGCACCTGCGGCTGTTCACGATGCCCAACGTGCCCGACATCCGCGAGCACCTCCTCGCCCAGGACGTCGTCTGGGTCTTCGGCGGCAGCGTCGCCGGGCTGCTCGCCATGTGGGAGCTGCACGGCGTCGGCGAGGCCATGCGGGAGGCGTGGCAGGCCGGCGTCGTCCTCACCGGCGTCTCGGCCGGCTCGCTGTGCTGGCACGTGGGCGGCACCACCGACTCCTTCGGCCCCGACCTGCGCCCGATCACGAACGGCCTGGGCTTCCTGCCCTACTCCAACGGCGTCCACTACGACTCCGAGGACCAGCGCCGCCCGCTCTACCACCGCCTGATCGCCGACCAGACCCTGCCGGCGGGCTACGCCACCGACGACGGCGTCGGGCTGCTCTACCGCGGCACCGAGATGGTCGAGGCCATCGCCGAGCGCGACCGGGCCGGTGCCTACTGGGTCGAGCGGGGCGCCGACGGCGCCGCGGTCGAGACCGCCCTCGACGTCACGCGACTGCCGGGCTGACCCGGCGCTCGCTCAGCCGCAGGTGGGGCCGGCCGCGACCGGCAGCGGCGCGGGGACGCCGACGCCCGGCATGCCGAGCGTGACGCCGGCCGGGGCGGGCGCCGCCGTGCGGGCCTCCCAGGCGTCGCCGGAGCGGGTTCGGCGCACCGCGTGGACCCGGTCGGCGACCAGGTGGTGGGGTGCGGCGTGGGTGACCTCGACGACGGCGCGGTCGCCCGGTCGCACCGGGCCGAGCGTGTCGTCCGGCGCCACGAAGTGCACGAGCCGGTTGTCGGGCCCGCGGCCCGAGAGCCGCCGGGTGGCGGCGTCCTTGCGCCCCTCGCCCTCGGAGACCATCAGCTCGACGGTGCGACCGACGAGCGCCTTGTTCTCGCTCCAGGCGACGTCGTTGACGAGCGTGACGAGCCGGTCGTAGCGGTCGCGCAGGACGTCGGCCGGCACCTGGTCGGGCATCGTGGCGGCCGGGGTGCCGGGGCGCTTGGAGTACTGGAAGGTGAAGGCGCCGGCGAAGCGGGCCTGGCCGACGACGTCCAGGGTGGCGAGGTGGTCCTCCTCGGTCTCCCCGGGGAAGCCGACGATGATGTCGGTGGTGATCGCGGCCTCGGGCATCGCGGCGCGGACCCGCTCGATGATGCCGAGGAACTTGTCGCGGCGGTAGGAGCGACGCATCATCCGCAGCAGCCGGTCGGAGCCCGACTGCAGCGGCATGTGCAGCTGCGGCATCACGTTGGGCGTCTCGGCCATCGCCTCGATGACGTCGTCGGTGAACTCCGCGGGGTGCGGGGAGGTGAAGCGCACCCGCTCGAGCCCCTCGATCGAGCCGCACGAGCGGAGCAGCTTGGAGAAGGCCTGGCGGTCGCCGAACTCGACGCCGTAGGCGTTCACGTTCTGGCCGAGCAGGGTGATCTCGGAGACGCCGTCGGCGACGAGCGCCTCGATCTCGGCGAGGACGTCGCCGGGCCGGCGGTCCTTCTCCTTGCCGCGCAGCGCCGGGACGATGCAGAACGTGCAGGTGTTGTTGCAGCCGACCGACACCGACACCCAGGCGGCGTAGGCCGAGTCGCGCTTGGTCGGCAGCGTCGAGGGGAAGACCTCGAGCGACTCGAGGATCTCGACCTGCGCCTCCTCCTGCACGCGCGCCCGCTCGAGCAGCACCGGCAGCGAGCCGATGTTGTGGGTGCCGAACACGACGTCGACGTAGGGCGCCTTCTGCGTGATCGTCGCGCGGTCCTTCTGCGCCAGGCAGCCGCCGACCGCGATCTGCATCGACGGGTTCGCTGCCTTCACCGGCGCCAGGTGCGACAGGTTGCCGTAGAGCTTGTTGTCGGCGTTCTCGCGCACCGCACAGGTGTTGAAGACGACGACGTCGGCCTGCTCGCCCGTGGGTGCCGCGGCGTAGCCCGCGTCCTCCAGCAGGCCGGTGAGCCGCTCGGAGTCGTGGACGTTCATCTGGCACCCGTAGGTGCGGACCTCATAGGTGCGCATGACGCCGTCCAGGGTACGGCGCCCGCGACCCGCGCCCGGAATCAGTGCGGTGCCGGTGGCAGCCGCGACGCGGCCCGACGCCCCCACTCCCCTGGCCCAGCCGGGTCACGGTCGGGACTCACTCAGGTGTCGCGCGTAGCCCTCCGGACCCGGGTACCACTAGGGTCCCGCCCATGACGTTGCTGGACAAGGGTGACAAGCCCACGGGGGGCGGCCGCACGGGCGAGCCCCTCGTGGTGCTCGACGGCGTGAACAAGTGGTACGGCGACCTGCACGTGCTCCAGGACATCAACCTGTCCGTGCGGGAGCGTGAGGTCGTGGTGGTCATCGGGCCGTCCGGCTCGGGCAAGTCGACGCTGTGCCGCACCATCAACCGCCTCGAGACGATCGACAGTGGTTCGATCACGCTCGACGGCCAGCTGCTGCCCCAGGAGGGCAAGGCGCTGGCCAACCTGCGGGCGGAGGTCGGCATGGTCTTCCAGAGCTTCAACCTGTTCGCCCACAAGTCGATCCTCGAGAACGTCACCCTCGGCCCGATCAAGGTGCGCGGCCAGGGGAAGGCCGAGGCCGAGACGAGGGCCAGGGAGCTCCTCGACCGCGTCGGCGTCGGGCACCAGGCCGACAAGTACCCCGCCCAGCTCTCGGGCGGCCAGCAGCAGCGCGTCGCGATCGCCCGCGCCCTGGCCATGAACCCGAAGGTGATGCTCTTCGACGAGCCCACCTCCGCGCTCGACCCCGAGATGATCAAGGAGGTGCTCGACGTCATGGTCGACCTCGCCGAGGGCGGCATGACCATGATCGTCGTCACCCACGAGATGGGCTTCGCCCGCACCGCCGCCGACCGCGTCATCTTCATGGCCGACGGCGCGATCGCCGAGGAGAACGACCCCGAGTCGTTCTTCACCAACCCGCAGAGCGACCGGGCCAAGGACTTCCTCGGCAAGATCCTCAAGCACTGATCCACCGCCACAGACCGACCCGCACCACTCGGAACAGAAGGAGAAGTACATGCGGCTCACTCAGACCATGCGCAAGGCGGGGGTCGTCGCCTCCGGCTTCGCACTCGCGATCGGCCTCGCCGCCTGCGGCGACGCCGGGAGCGACGACGAGGGCAAGAACGTCGACGCCGAGGAGGT
It encodes the following:
- the miaA gene encoding tRNA (adenosine(37)-N6)-dimethylallyltransferase MiaA, with translation MPDPLAPPVVAVIGPTASGKTGLSLDLAERLGGEVVNTDAMQVYRGMDIGTAKLPPAERRGIPHHLLDTQGVREVATVAQFQAWARAVIRDIRARGASPVLVGGSALYTRAILDRFEFPGTDLGVRARWEAELDAVGPAALHARLAATDPAAAARIPADNGRRVVRALEVGELTGRSYTASLPELVHVDPRTVQVGIDIDRTTLDARIEQRVAQMYDDGLVDEVARLLGEGLAEGRTASRAIGYQQAAAHLAGELTLAEARERTVIATRQFARRQLSWWRKDPRIVWVPHDADDRVERALAAVRAVGTASAPDR
- a CDS encoding amino acid ABC transporter ATP-binding protein, which gives rise to MTLLDKGDKPTGGGRTGEPLVVLDGVNKWYGDLHVLQDINLSVREREVVVVIGPSGSGKSTLCRTINRLETIDSGSITLDGQLLPQEGKALANLRAEVGMVFQSFNLFAHKSILENVTLGPIKVRGQGKAEAETRARELLDRVGVGHQADKYPAQLSGGQQQRVAIARALAMNPKVMLFDEPTSALDPEMIKEVLDVMVDLAEGGMTMIVVTHEMGFARTAADRVIFMADGAIAEENDPESFFTNPQSDRAKDFLGKILKH
- the miaB gene encoding tRNA (N6-isopentenyl adenosine(37)-C2)-methylthiotransferase MiaB; translation: MRTYEVRTYGCQMNVHDSERLTGLLEDAGYAAAPTGEQADVVVFNTCAVRENADNKLYGNLSHLAPVKAANPSMQIAVGGCLAQKDRATITQKAPYVDVVFGTHNIGSLPVLLERARVQEEAQVEILESLEVFPSTLPTKRDSAYAAWVSVSVGCNNTCTFCIVPALRGKEKDRRPGDVLAEIEALVADGVSEITLLGQNVNAYGVEFGDRQAFSKLLRSCGSIEGLERVRFTSPHPAEFTDDVIEAMAETPNVMPQLHMPLQSGSDRLLRMMRRSYRRDKFLGIIERVRAAMPEAAITTDIIVGFPGETEEDHLATLDVVGQARFAGAFTFQYSKRPGTPAATMPDQVPADVLRDRYDRLVTLVNDVAWSENKALVGRTVELMVSEGEGRKDAATRRLSGRGPDNRLVHFVAPDDTLGPVRPGDRAVVEVTHAAPHHLVADRVHAVRRTRSGDAWEARTAAPAPAGVTLGMPGVGVPAPLPVAAGPTCG
- a CDS encoding NUDIX domain-containing protein, whose protein sequence is MTRAATDVPAHGRFVVVPASYVFLLRDGATAGGATGGATEVLLQLRQGTGYMDDHWAAAAAGHVEAGETAPDAARRETLEEIGVTDVDLRFVTAMHRTRHDLAIDERIDFFFTARSWSGEPRIVEPAKCAALRWCRLDELDDLPQPVVPHERVVLAGLHDGTIESYTTFGF
- a CDS encoding antitoxin; translated protein: MGFLDDAKNKLTHAVDDHGDKIEAGIDKAADLADSKTGGKFHDKIETGTGKAKDALDKLDGKNDDLR
- a CDS encoding Type 1 glutamine amidotransferase-like domain-containing protein, producing the protein MTAETPTILATSGGVVSGVRSHWSVGPLTHHAVELAGVTGRAPRVCFVGTASGDASSLTAGFYDMAIEAGFAPSHLRLFTMPNVPDIREHLLAQDVVWVFGGSVAGLLAMWELHGVGEAMREAWQAGVVLTGVSAGSLCWHVGGTTDSFGPDLRPITNGLGFLPYSNGVHYDSEDQRRPLYHRLIADQTLPAGYATDDGVGLLYRGTEMVEAIAERDRAGAYWVERGADGAAVETALDVTRLPG